One Echinicola strongylocentroti DNA window includes the following coding sequences:
- the sucD gene encoding succinate--CoA ligase subunit alpha, whose amino-acid sequence MSVLVNKNSKVIVQGFTGSEGSFHAQQMIEYGTNVVGGVTPAKGGTTHLGKPVFNSVEEAVKATEADTSIIFVPPAFAADAIMEAADAGIKVIIAITEGIPVKDMMVAKPYIKERGATLIGPNCPGVITPGEAKVGIMPGFVFKKGRVGIVSKSGTLTYEAADQIAKAGLGVSTAIGIGGDPIIGTSTKDAVQLLMEDSETDAIVMIGEIGGNYEAEAATWVKSNGNKKPVVGFIAGQTAPPGRRMGHAGAIIGGADDTAAAKMRIMKENGIHVAESPAEIGEVMAKALNVEA is encoded by the coding sequence ATGAGTGTTTTAGTAAATAAAAATTCTAAAGTAATCGTTCAGGGCTTCACAGGATCTGAAGGTTCATTCCACGCACAGCAGATGATAGAATACGGCACTAATGTCGTAGGTGGTGTCACTCCGGCCAAAGGGGGAACTACTCATCTGGGAAAACCGGTTTTCAACTCCGTAGAAGAAGCTGTTAAAGCCACTGAAGCAGATACTTCCATTATTTTTGTCCCCCCTGCTTTTGCTGCTGACGCCATTATGGAAGCTGCTGATGCCGGCATTAAAGTGATCATCGCTATTACTGAGGGCATCCCTGTCAAGGACATGATGGTAGCCAAACCTTATATCAAGGAACGAGGCGCTACATTGATTGGCCCTAACTGCCCTGGTGTAATCACTCCAGGAGAAGCAAAAGTGGGCATTATGCCGGGTTTTGTCTTCAAAAAAGGACGAGTAGGCATTGTCTCCAAATCAGGAACGCTTACTTACGAAGCTGCTGACCAAATCGCCAAAGCTGGACTAGGAGTTTCTACGGCCATTGGCATCGGCGGTGACCCCATCATAGGCACCTCCACCAAAGACGCTGTTCAGCTGTTGATGGAAGACAGCGAAACAGACGCAATTGTCATGATCGGCGAAATCGGAGGCAACTACGAAGCAGAGGCTGCTACATGGGTAAAATCAAACGGAAACAAAAAGCCTGTTGTTGGTTTTATCGCTGGACAAACAGCACCTCCTGGCCGAAGGATGGGACATGCCGGCGCCATCATTGGTGGGGCTGATGATACAGCTGCTGCCAAAATGCGCATCATGAAAGAAAATGGTATACATGTAGCCGAATCTCCTGCCGAAATCGGTGAGGTGATGGCCAAGGCCTTGAATGTAGAAGCATAA
- a CDS encoding OmpA family protein — MRTLKSVLAIVLSTTVLFSCADWSSTGKGAAIGAGAGGALGGLIGNNKGNTAAGAVIGAAVGGAAGAAIGKYMDKQAEEMEQIENAEVERVGEGIQVTFDSGILYGFDSYELTPQAQENVMEMARILNEYPDTNIMIDGHTDSKGSEEYNQKLSEQRASSVANYLKMQGIDSSRLTTVGHGESMPVSSNDTDAGRAENRRVEVAITANDELVEKAENGELDNM; from the coding sequence ATGAGAACTTTAAAATCAGTACTTGCAATTGTATTGAGTACAACGGTATTGTTTAGTTGTGCAGACTGGAGCAGCACAGGAAAAGGAGCTGCCATCGGCGCTGGTGCCGGAGGTGCTTTAGGCGGCTTGATCGGAAACAACAAAGGCAACACAGCGGCTGGGGCAGTCATCGGGGCGGCCGTTGGCGGAGCAGCTGGTGCGGCCATTGGCAAGTACATGGACAAACAAGCCGAAGAAATGGAACAAATCGAAAATGCAGAAGTAGAAAGAGTGGGCGAAGGCATTCAAGTAACCTTCGATTCAGGTATTTTATATGGATTTGACTCTTATGAACTCACTCCCCAAGCGCAGGAAAATGTCATGGAAATGGCCAGGATATTAAATGAATATCCTGACACCAACATTATGATCGATGGCCATACAGATAGCAAGGGAAGCGAGGAATATAACCAGAAGCTTTCTGAACAAAGGGCATCCTCGGTAGCCAACTACCTCAAAATGCAAGGAATTGATTCATCGAGATTGACCACAGTAGGTCACGGCGAGTCCATGCCTGTGTCTTCTAACGACACCGACGCTGGAAGAGCAGAAAACAGACGTGTGGAAGTAGCCATTACCGCCAACGATGAATTGGTAGAAAAAGCTGAAAATGGAGAACTAGACAACATGTAA
- a CDS encoding 2OG-Fe(II) oxygenase, protein MENQAIANALYEQGWCVIDGFISEDFRRELLQEQQDILAHGQFRHAGIGKGDAFKIQPEIRSDKVSWMDHTVLTPLQSQYWAKIEAIRGAINQRCFLGLRSFEAHFAMYPPGSFYLRHLDQFQHVKYRVVTTILYLNDTWTREDGGALRMYLPGSGEVEEKMDVFPVGGRMVVFLSGEIPHEVLPTKKERISITGWLRDIEY, encoded by the coding sequence ATGGAAAATCAGGCTATAGCCAATGCCCTTTATGAGCAGGGATGGTGTGTTATTGATGGTTTTATTTCAGAGGACTTCCGGAGGGAATTGTTGCAAGAGCAACAGGATATTTTGGCTCATGGGCAGTTTAGGCATGCTGGCATCGGTAAAGGAGATGCTTTTAAAATACAACCAGAAATCAGAAGTGATAAAGTGAGCTGGATGGATCATACCGTGCTTACCCCACTACAGTCGCAATATTGGGCAAAGATAGAGGCGATTAGAGGGGCGATTAACCAACGTTGTTTTCTTGGTTTGCGGTCCTTCGAGGCTCACTTTGCCATGTACCCTCCAGGATCTTTTTACTTACGTCACCTGGATCAATTCCAACATGTAAAGTATAGGGTGGTGACTACTATCCTATACCTTAATGATACCTGGACAAGAGAAGATGGAGGGGCGTTAAGGATGTATTTGCCGGGAAGTGGGGAAGTGGAAGAGAAAATGGATGTGTTTCCAGTGGGAGGTAGAATGGTGGTGTTTCTCAGTGGCGAGATTCCACATGAGGTCTTGCCGACCAAAAAAGAGCGAATTAGCATTACCGGATGGTTAAGGGATATTGAATATTAA